The following are encoded in a window of Athene noctua chromosome 29, bAthNoc1.hap1.1, whole genome shotgun sequence genomic DNA:
- the ADAMTS4 gene encoding A disintegrin and metalloproteinase with thrombospondin motifs 4, with protein MRRALLALLVAAVAAVGAAPGPACPVTAPGEAGTRSRVGPAPRRVKRFASVPRYVETLVVADESMSRFHGAGLRRYLLTVLAAAARSFGHGSLGNAVELRVTRLVVLGQGTPGPPVTSNAAQTLRNFCQWQRELNVPDEDSPLHFDTAILFTRQDLCGAATCDTLGMADVGTVCDPERSCAIVEDDGLQSAFTVAHELGHVFNMLHDNSQPCRELNSRSGATRRVMAPVLSSLEPGEVWSPCSARFITDFLDNGYGHCLLDKPPEWLPLPSALPGSLYPLSRQCQLAFGPDSRHCGDPQPPCAALWCTGQARGRAVCQTKHFPWADGTPCAPGRACMDGLCVGLGRLRELTMPTDGGWGPWGPWGGCSRTCGGGVRLSHRNCTAPAPRHGGRYCVGKRTRFQSCNVEECPGSTSLTFREEQCAAYNHRPDLAKGLPAPRDWVPRYSGVSERDQCKLTCQSQTLGYYYVLQPRVTDGTPCSPESTGVCVQGRCIPAGCDRVIGSKKKFDKCMRCGGDGSTCTKVYGSFTKARYGYNDVVTIPAGATHLLVRQISAAGGEDAFLALRRPAGGSLLNGGYVLVPSPTDVVLPGGATLHYSGATEPTETLAGRGPLREPLVLQALVVDEQRPTRLKYSFFVPRAPGRPSAAWEKQKAEILEILRSRRRDK; from the exons ATGCGCCGCGCGCTCCTGGCGCTCCTGGTCGCCGCTGTCGCCGCCGTcggggccgcccccggccccgcgtgTCCCGTCACGGCACCGGGCGAAGCCGGGACACGGTCCCGCGTGGGGCCGGCCCCGAGGAGAGTCAAG CGCTTCGCCTCGGTGCCGCGGTACGTGGAGACGCTGGTGGTGGCGGACGAGTCGATGTCGCGGTTCCACGGCGCCGGGCTCCGGCGGTACCTGCTGACAGTACTGGCGGCGGCCGCCCGGTCCTTCGGCCACGGCAGCCTGGGCAACGCGGTGGAGCTGCGGGTGACGCGGCTGGTGGTGCTGGGCCAGGGCACCCCCGGGCCCCCCGTCACCTCCAACGCGGCCCAGACGCTCCGCAACTTCTGCCAGTGGCAGAGGGAGCTCAACGTCCCCGACGAGGACAGTCCCCTCCACTTTGACACCGCCATCCTCTTCACCcggcag GACCTGTGCGGGGCGGCCACCTGCGACACGCTGGGCATGGCCGACGTGGGCACCGTCTGCGACCCCGAGCGGAGCTGCGCCATCGTGGAGGACGACGGGCTGCAGTCGGCGTTCACGGTCGCCCACGAGCTgg GTCACGTCTTCAACATGCTGCACGACAACTCCCAGCCCTGCCGGGAGCTGAACAGCCGCTCCGGAGCCACCCGCCGCGTGATGGCCCCCGTCCTCTCCTCGCTGGAGCCCGGCGAGGTCTGGTCCCCGTGCAGCGCCCGCTTCATCACCGACTTCCTGGACAACGGCTACG GTCACTGTCTCCTGGACAAGCCTCCGGAGTGGCTGCCGCTGCCCTCGGCGCTGCCGGGCAGCCTCTACCCCCTGTCGCGGCAGTGCCAGCTGGCCTTCGGGCCCGACTCGCGGCACTGCGGCGACCCGCAGCCGCCCTGCGCCGCGCTGTGGTGCACCGGCCAGGCCCGCGGCCGCGCCGTCTGCCAGACCAAGCACTTCCCCTGGGCCGACGGCACGCCGTGCGCGCCGGGCAGGGCCTGCATGGACGGGCTCTGCGTCGGCCTCGGCCGCCTGCGGGAGCTCACC ATGCCCACGGACGGCGGCTGGGGACCGTGGGGGCCGTGGGGCGGGTGCTCGCGGACCTGCGGCGGCGGCGTCCGGCTCTCCCACCGCAACTGCACCGCGCCGGCGCCTCGCCACGGCGGCCGCTACTGTGTGGGCAAACGCACCCGCTTCCAGTCCTGCAATGTGGAGGAGTGTCCCGGCAGCACCT ccctCACCTTCCGGGAGGAGCAATGTGCCGCCTACAACCACCGCCCCGACCTCGCCAAGGGGCTCCCGGCCCCCCGGGACTGGGTCCCGCGCTACAGCGGCGTCTCCGAGCGGGACCAGTGCAAGCTGACCTGCCAGTCCCAAACCCTGGGCTACTACTACGTGCTGCAGCCGAGG GTGACCGACGGGACGCCCTGCTCCCCCGAGAGCACGGGGGTGTGCGTGCAGGGCCGCTGCATCCCCGCCGGCTGCGACCGCGTCATCGGCTCCAAGAAGAAGTTCGATAAGTGCATGAGGTGCGGCGGCGACGGCTCCACCTGCACCAAGGTCTACGGCTCCTTCACCAAAGCCCG CTACGGCTACAACGACGTGGTGACCATCCCGGCGGGCGCCACGCACCTCCTGGTGCGGCAGATctcggcggcgggcggcgaggaCGCCTTCCTGGCACTGCGGCGGCCGGCTGGCGGCTCCCTGCTCAACGGCGGCTACGTCCTGGTGCCCTCCCCGACCGACGTGGTGCTGCCAGGCGGCGCGACCCTGCACTACAGCGGGGCCACGGAGCCCACCGAGACATTGGCCGGCCGGGGGCCGCTGCGCGAGCCGCTGGTGCTGCAGGCGCTGGTGGTGGACGAACAGCGCCCGACGCGTTTGAAATACAGCTTCTTCGTGCCCCGGGCGCCGGGACGCCCGTCGGCAGCCTGGGAGAAGCAGAAAGCCGAGATCCTGGAGATTCTCAGGAGCCGCCGGCGTGACAAGTAG
- the B4GALT3 gene encoding beta-1,4-galactosyltransferase 3, protein MLRRLLERPCTLALLVGCQFAFVAYFSLGGFRNLTSLFGRAAGPVFDYSRTHDVYANLSRLLPRAPARADPAQPLPFCPERSPFLVGPLTVSFSRVPTLEQIRAKNPAVREGGRYQPSACEARSRTAVIIPHRNRETHLGHLLYYLHPFLQRQQLHYGIYVVHQAGNSTFNRAKLLNVGVKEALKDEEWDCLFLHDVDLIPENDHNLYTCDPWNPKHVSIAMNKFGYSLPYPQYFGGVSALTPDQYMKINGFPNEYWGWGGEDDDIATRVRLAGMKIARPPISIGHYKMVKHKSDKGNEENPHRFDLLIRTQRMWTQDGMNSLTYTLLAKHLHPLYTNLTVDIGMDPRAGRGHRGPVPGHEGQRYRSSTSLFREEMLRKLPRDATGWRDQGLSLSPRSPTAAARQPPVGNGTSSPPGITQRSPEAAREGDAHPGSSTSVAVAQEGTLPARGGNQSLPQGPH, encoded by the exons atGCTGCGGCGGCTGCTGGAGCGGCCCTGCACGCTGGCGCTGCTGGTGGGCTGCCAGTTCGCCTTCGTCGCCTACTTCTCCCTGGGGGGGTTCCGCAACCTCACCTCCCTCTtcggccgcgccgccgggcccgTCTTCGACTACTCCCGCACCCACGACGTCTACGCCAACCTCAGCCGCCTCCTGCcccgcgcgcccgcccgcgccgATCCCGCGCAGCCGCTGCCCTTCTGCCCCGAGCGGTCGCCCTTCCTCG TCGGCCCGCTGACGGTGAGCTTCAGCCGGgtgcccacgctggagcagatcCGGGCGAAGAACCCGGCGGTGCGGGAGGGTGGCCGCTACCAACCCTCGGCCTGCGAGGCCCGGTCCCGCACCGCCGTCATCATCCCCCACCGCAACCGCGAGACCCACCTGGGCCACCTCCTCTACTACCTGCACCCCTTCCTGCAGCGCCAGCAGCTGCACTACGGCATCTACGTCGTGCACCAG GCCGGCAACTCCACCTTCAACCGGGCCAAGCTGCTGAACGTGGGGGTGAAGGAGGCACTGAAGGACGAGGAGTGGGACTGCCTCTTCCTCCACGACGTCGACCTCATCCCCGAGAACGACCACAACCTCTACACCTGCGACCCCTGGAACCCCAAACACGTCTCCATTGCCATGAATAAATTCGGATACAG CCTGCCGTACCCCCAGTACTTCGGGGGGGTCTCGGCTCTCACCCCTGACCAGTATATGAAGATCAACGGTTTCCCCAACGAGTACTGGGGCTGGGGCGGCGAGGACGATGACATTGCCACCAG GGTGCGCCTGGCCGGCATGAAGATCGCCCGCCCGCCCATCTCCATCGGCCACTACAAGATGGTGAAGCACAAGAGTGACAAAGGCAACGAGGAGAACCCCCACAG GTTCGACCTGCTGATCCGCACGCAGCGGATGTGGACGCAGGACGGGATGAACTCCCTCACTTACACGCTGCTGGCCAAGCACCTCCACCCCCTCTACACCAACCTGACGGTGGACATCGGGATGGACCCTCGCGCCGGCCGCGGCCACCGGGGCCCGGTGCCGGGCCACGAGGGCCAGAGGTACCGCAGCAGCACCAGCCTCTTCCGGGAGGAGATGCTGCGCAAGCTGCCGCGGGACGCCACGGGCTGGCGGGACCAggggctgtccctgtccccgcgGTCGCCCACAGCCGCCGCGCGGCAGCCGCCGGTGGGTAACGGCACCAGCTCCCCCCCGGGGATCACCCAGCGCAGCCCCGAGGCCGCCAGGGAGGGCGATGCCCATCCCGGGAGCAGCACCAGTGTGGCTGTGGCGCAGGAGGGCACCCTGCCTGCCCGCGGGGGCAACCAGAGCCTGCCGCAAGGCCCCCACTAG